In Acidobacteriota bacterium, one DNA window encodes the following:
- a CDS encoding sigma-54-dependent Fis family transcriptional regulator has translation MTAPRVAVVDDDPLFSDYLTAMLRSRGYDAHAYATGNELLEALSTSRAPQVVLLDVLMPAMNGLEVLRAIRAAHPQVQVIMLSGQQVPATIVNAVRGGAFDYVVKPDDPDLGEAAIENAIISALDRIALETEVARLSASEVEASDGSQPSWGSGAAMQAVLKMVERVANSDVTVLISGESGVGKEVIARELHRRSDRCHKPFVKVNCAALPADLLESELVGHERGAFTGAQGTRIGKFEFAGGGTLMLDEIGELPAGLQAKLLHVLQDGEFTKLGSNRTVQVDARVIGATNRDLTAMIRAGTFREDLYYRLQVIEIHVPPLRERQDEIPALIEFFLRRYSTRYGRPAVRMSAGLRSALLSYSWPGNVRELENVIKRFVILQDETLVRTEIERSSQALADPLPPAAVQAGRDVAAAAGGVSAPSSTPVAMPAPRDGAVLPFPSPAAAAAGDSSSLPDLARAAAISAERDAITRALDQFHWNRRKAARLLGVSYKTLLNKMKTCGITQPGGSS, from the coding sequence GTGACCGCGCCGCGCGTGGCGGTCGTCGATGACGACCCGCTGTTCAGCGACTACCTGACGGCGATGCTGCGTTCGCGCGGCTACGACGCGCACGCGTACGCCACCGGAAACGAGCTGCTGGAGGCGCTGTCCACGTCGCGCGCGCCGCAGGTGGTGCTGCTCGACGTCCTCATGCCGGCGATGAACGGGCTGGAGGTGCTCCGCGCCATCCGGGCGGCGCACCCGCAGGTCCAGGTCATCATGCTCTCCGGCCAGCAGGTGCCGGCGACGATCGTCAATGCCGTCCGCGGCGGCGCCTTCGACTACGTCGTCAAGCCCGACGATCCCGATCTCGGCGAGGCGGCGATCGAGAACGCGATCATCAGCGCGCTCGACCGCATCGCGCTCGAGACCGAGGTGGCGCGGCTGAGCGCCAGCGAGGTCGAGGCGTCCGACGGCTCGCAGCCGAGCTGGGGATCCGGCGCCGCGATGCAGGCGGTGCTCAAGATGGTCGAGCGCGTCGCCAACAGCGACGTCACGGTCCTGATCTCGGGCGAGAGCGGCGTCGGCAAGGAAGTGATCGCGCGCGAGCTGCACCGCCGATCCGACCGTTGTCACAAACCGTTCGTCAAGGTCAATTGCGCCGCGCTGCCGGCGGACCTGCTCGAAAGCGAGCTGGTCGGCCACGAGCGCGGCGCGTTCACCGGAGCCCAGGGCACCCGGATCGGGAAGTTCGAGTTCGCCGGCGGCGGTACGCTCATGCTCGACGAGATTGGCGAGCTGCCGGCCGGCCTGCAGGCCAAGCTGCTGCACGTGCTGCAGGACGGCGAGTTCACGAAGCTCGGGAGCAATCGCACCGTGCAGGTCGACGCGCGCGTGATCGGCGCGACGAACCGCGACCTCACGGCGATGATCAGGGCCGGCACGTTCCGCGAGGATCTGTACTACCGGCTGCAGGTCATCGAGATCCACGTGCCGCCGCTGCGGGAACGTCAGGACGAGATTCCGGCGCTGATCGAGTTCTTCCTCCGCCGGTACTCGACGCGCTACGGGCGCCCGGCCGTCCGGATGTCCGCGGGTCTGCGCTCGGCCCTCCTGTCGTACTCGTGGCCAGGCAACGTGCGGGAGCTCGAGAACGTCATCAAGCGGTTCGTGATCCTGCAGGACGAGACGCTGGTGCGGACCGAGATCGAGCGGTCGAGCCAGGCGCTCGCCGATCCGCTGCCGCCGGCCGCCGTCCAGGCGGGGCGCGACGTTGCCGCCGCGGCGGGTGGCGTTTCCGCGCCGAGCAGCACCCCCGTCGCCATGCCGGCGCCGCGCGACGGCGCGGTCCTGCCGTTCCCGTCGCCGGCCGCGGCCGCCGCGGGAGACAGCAGCTCGCTGCCCGACCTGGCTCGCGCGGCCGCGATCTCCGCGGAGCGCGACGCGATCACGCGCGCGCTCGACCAGTTCCACTGGAACCGCCGCAAGGCCGCCCGCTTGCTCGGCGTCAGCTACAAGACGCTGCTCAACAAGATGAAGACGTGCGGCATCACGCAGCCGGGTGGCAGTTCCTGA
- a CDS encoding ABC transporter permease, whose protein sequence is MSFLRTLGWLTRRSAKNAELRDELRFHLEQDEDDLREHGAPGDEARRTARRGLGNLARVEEDTRAAWGWGGLEQFGRDVKYGLRQIRRHGALSAIAIATLALGIGGVAAMFSAVETVLLRPLPYADADRLVMIWLDMAKTDVTTKHNATPAEWLEWRRRNTVFSDLATSQPTDGVLSGDGGPEQVPARKVSWTFWSVLGTSPMIGRAFTEAEDLENVRVAVISHGLWQRRFGGSPDIVGRTIAINDEPYQVIGVMPPGFYFLPARDIDLWMPASFPPWMRTNFSWHNAQVVARLAPGVTLEQAQQSMSALSLELTAKDERGPHSVTIVPLRDEIAGRTRTALILLLCASAAVLLIACVNLANLLLSRGATRGQEVAVRTALGASRARLVAQLLTESLVLAACGTLAGLLLALPVMRFLERLIPEAMSPARLALNWRVLAFAACAGGAAVLAFGLAPALGASRRPPQLGLRDGRRAIGPRSHWLRYSLIVVETALAVVLLTCGGLLLQTFQHLRQTDIGFQSERLLTFETPLFRYKDFDRRVAFVEAEVEKVRTIPGVVGAAAINLIPFTNFASATFYQLEGQPQHSVPTQVALVRNVTRDYFTTVGARMVEGRFFETTDRRASMPVAIINEPMARRHFGDQSALGHRFKFGELGDEGYLYTIVGVVRQIPETGVLDDAKPVVYRVFEQCDQIGDTKAALVVRTAVEPASIVPAVRQAIWSLDSNQPLARIQTMEDIIERQLSTPSQSSALLGAFAVLALLLASLGIYGVLSHAVAQRTNEIGVRMALGATSGRILLFFGSRGLMLTLAGLSIGLGLAAIAARWMTTLLYGFGPDYAATAGVVSAVLVTVAALACLVPARRAAHINPVAALRSD, encoded by the coding sequence ATGTCCTTCCTGCGCACCCTCGGATGGCTGACGCGCCGCTCGGCGAAGAACGCCGAACTGCGCGACGAGCTTCGGTTCCACCTCGAACAGGACGAAGACGATCTCCGCGAGCACGGCGCGCCCGGCGACGAGGCGAGGCGGACGGCGCGGCGGGGCCTGGGCAACCTGGCGCGCGTGGAGGAAGACACGCGCGCGGCGTGGGGCTGGGGCGGCCTCGAGCAGTTTGGCCGCGACGTCAAGTACGGGCTGCGGCAGATCCGCCGCCACGGCGCCCTCTCGGCCATCGCCATCGCCACGCTAGCGCTCGGCATCGGCGGCGTCGCGGCGATGTTCAGCGCGGTCGAAACGGTGCTGCTCCGGCCGCTGCCGTATGCCGACGCCGATCGCCTCGTGATGATCTGGCTCGACATGGCCAAGACCGACGTCACGACGAAGCACAACGCCACGCCGGCCGAGTGGCTCGAATGGCGGCGCCGGAACACGGTGTTCTCGGATCTGGCGACGAGCCAGCCAACCGACGGGGTGCTCTCAGGTGATGGCGGCCCGGAACAGGTGCCGGCCCGCAAGGTGAGCTGGACGTTCTGGAGCGTGCTGGGCACGTCGCCGATGATCGGCCGCGCATTCACCGAGGCGGAGGACCTCGAGAACGTTCGCGTCGCGGTCATCAGCCACGGGCTGTGGCAGCGCCGCTTCGGCGGGTCGCCCGACATCGTCGGCCGCACGATCGCGATCAATGACGAGCCCTATCAGGTGATCGGCGTGATGCCGCCGGGCTTCTACTTCCTGCCCGCGCGCGACATCGACCTCTGGATGCCGGCCTCGTTCCCGCCGTGGATGCGGACGAACTTCAGTTGGCACAACGCGCAGGTCGTCGCCCGGCTCGCGCCCGGCGTCACGCTCGAGCAGGCGCAACAATCCATGTCGGCGCTGAGCCTGGAGTTGACCGCCAAAGACGAGCGTGGGCCGCACTCGGTGACGATCGTCCCGCTGCGTGACGAGATTGCCGGCCGCACGCGGACGGCGCTCATCCTGCTGCTGTGCGCGTCGGCGGCGGTGCTGCTCATCGCGTGCGTCAACCTCGCGAACCTGCTGCTCTCGCGCGGCGCGACGCGCGGCCAGGAGGTGGCCGTGCGGACCGCGCTCGGCGCGAGCCGCGCGCGGCTCGTGGCGCAGTTGCTCACCGAGAGCCTGGTGCTGGCCGCGTGCGGCACGCTGGCCGGCCTCCTGCTGGCCCTGCCGGTGATGCGGTTTCTCGAACGGCTGATTCCCGAGGCGATGAGCCCGGCGCGGTTGGCGCTCAACTGGCGCGTGCTGGCCTTCGCCGCCTGCGCCGGCGGCGCCGCGGTGCTGGCGTTCGGCCTCGCGCCCGCGCTCGGCGCATCGCGGCGTCCGCCGCAGCTCGGCCTGCGGGATGGACGCCGCGCCATCGGCCCGCGGAGCCACTGGCTGCGCTACTCGCTCATCGTCGTCGAGACCGCGCTCGCCGTCGTCCTGCTGACGTGTGGCGGCCTGCTGCTGCAGACCTTCCAGCACCTGCGGCAGACCGACATCGGCTTCCAGAGCGAGCGGCTGCTGACGTTCGAGACGCCGCTCTTCCGCTACAAGGACTTCGATCGACGCGTGGCGTTCGTCGAGGCCGAGGTGGAGAAGGTGCGCACGATTCCCGGCGTGGTCGGCGCTGCCGCGATCAACCTGATCCCGTTCACGAACTTCGCCAGCGCCACGTTCTATCAGCTCGAGGGCCAGCCGCAGCACAGCGTGCCGACGCAGGTGGCGCTCGTCCGCAACGTCACGCGCGACTACTTCACGACGGTCGGCGCACGCATGGTCGAAGGCCGATTCTTCGAGACCACGGATCGCAGAGCGTCGATGCCCGTGGCCATCATCAACGAGCCGATGGCGCGCCGCCATTTCGGCGACCAATCTGCGCTGGGGCACCGGTTCAAGTTCGGGGAGCTTGGCGACGAAGGCTACCTCTACACCATCGTCGGCGTCGTGCGACAGATACCCGAGACCGGCGTGCTGGACGACGCGAAGCCGGTCGTCTATCGCGTGTTCGAGCAGTGCGACCAGATCGGCGATACGAAGGCGGCTCTCGTGGTTCGCACGGCCGTGGAGCCTGCCTCGATCGTGCCGGCGGTGCGTCAGGCGATCTGGTCGCTCGACAGCAACCAGCCCCTCGCGCGCATCCAGACGATGGAGGACATCATCGAGCGGCAACTGTCGACACCGTCGCAGAGCTCGGCGCTGCTCGGCGCGTTCGCGGTGCTGGCGCTGCTGCTCGCCTCGCTGGGCATCTACGGCGTGCTCTCGCATGCCGTCGCGCAGCGCACGAACGAGATCGGCGTGCGCATGGCGCTCGGCGCGACGTCGGGCCGGATCCTGCTCTTCTTCGGCTCGCGCGGTCTGATGTTGACGCTGGCCGGGCTTTCGATCGGCCTCGGGCTCGCCGCGATCGCGGCGCGGTGGATGACCACGCTGCTGTACGGCTTCGGACCGGACTACGCCGCGACGGCCGGCGTCGTGTCCGCCGTGCTCGTCACGGTGGCCGCGCTCGCGTGCTTGGTCCCCGCGCGGCGCGCCGCCCACATCAATCCGGTCGCGGCGCTGAGGAGCGACTGA
- a CDS encoding PadR family transcriptional regulator, protein MPPRSSPSSRVDLLQGTLDLLILRTLSSGPAHGLAIAKHIQRTSEDLLQVETGSLYPALHRLEARGWIAAAWELSDKGKRARFYRLTPLGRRRLSAERSKWEALARAVTLVLNPAD, encoded by the coding sequence ATGCCGCCGCGTTCCTCTCCCTCGTCCCGCGTCGATCTGCTGCAAGGCACCCTCGACCTGCTCATCCTCCGGACGCTCTCGAGCGGGCCGGCGCACGGGCTGGCAATCGCCAAGCACATCCAGCGCACCTCCGAGGACCTGCTCCAGGTCGAGACGGGATCGCTCTATCCCGCGCTCCACCGGCTCGAGGCCCGCGGCTGGATCGCGGCCGCGTGGGAACTGTCGGACAAGGGCAAGCGCGCGAGGTTCTACCGCCTGACGCCCCTTGGCCGCCGGCGGCTCTCGGCCGAGCGCTCGAAGTGGGAGGCGCTCGCGCGCGCGGTCACGCTGGTGCTGAATCCGGCCGACTGA
- a CDS encoding DUF2934 domain-containing protein: MKSTIAERTSRRLPASLGKSNAEAAALVPNGTYPDPPPIADALSDEAMTADVATAVQMTPDSRADGEDVHARIAERAYLRYLSRNGEEGDALNDWLQAEAELRADAHSA, translated from the coding sequence ATGAAAAGCACGATCGCCGAACGCACCTCCCGCCGACTGCCGGCCTCGCTCGGGAAATCGAACGCCGAGGCCGCCGCGCTCGTTCCGAACGGCACCTATCCAGATCCGCCGCCCATCGCCGACGCGCTCTCGGACGAGGCGATGACCGCAGACGTCGCCACCGCCGTCCAGATGACGCCCGATTCACGCGCCGACGGCGAGGACGTCCACGCGCGCATCGCTGAGCGCGCGTATCTGCGCTATCTCTCTCGGAACGGCGAGGAGGGCGACGCGCTGAACGACTGGCTGCAGGCGGAAGCCGAACTCCGCGCCGACGCGCACTCCGCCTGA
- a CDS encoding DUF3185 domain-containing protein, which yields MKIVGILLVVLGIVGLVWGGVRWTTRDTVVDAGPLQITKDEHKALPLSPIASGIILAAGVALIVANGKRVT from the coding sequence ATGAAGATCGTCGGCATCCTGCTCGTAGTGCTCGGCATCGTCGGTCTCGTCTGGGGCGGCGTGCGTTGGACGACGCGCGATACGGTCGTCGATGCGGGGCCGCTGCAGATCACGAAGGACGAACACAAGGCCCTGCCGCTCTCACCCATCGCGAGCGGCATCATCCTCGCCGCCGGCGTCGCGCTCATCGTCGCGAACGGCAAACGTGTGACCTAG
- a CDS encoding HAD-IIB family hydrolase, with product MRYTVLAADYDGTLASQSVVAEETLEALRNLRASGRKLVMVTGRELADLQKIFQSLDLFDRVVAENGAVLYCPADGTTEVLSEPPPQAFLEALRARGVSPLSVGHVIAATFEPHESTVLQTIREFGLEHQVIFNKGAVMVLPAGVNKATGLKKALAELHLSPHNAVGVGDAENDHAFLTVCECAVAVGNALPTLKARADWVTTARNGAGVIELVRSLVHSDLRERVPEIGRHRLPLGHTFADERLTVGAQGTRLLVAGPSGAGKSTIATAFLEQLVHQRYQFCLVDPEGDYTEFPDAIVLGNAGTAPRPEEIADVLRKPSSNVIAVLIGLPKDERPEFLAKLLAALEPVRTETGRPHWLVIDEVHHFLPASAHTPAERVPSMYESSMMITVHPDHVAREALALATVVVAAGANPLATIRAFADRAGEHVPPAPQPPAHDAAVAWFRGDRQAPVSFRPCAPRTSRSRHQRKYAEGTLEPDRSFYFRGPDRKLSLRAQNFELFLQLAEGVDDETWTHHLAAGDYSTWIRQAIKDESLADEVHMVERRAADLSPRDSRLMIAEAINRRYTTAE from the coding sequence ATGCGCTACACCGTGCTCGCCGCTGACTACGACGGCACTCTCGCGAGCCAGAGTGTCGTTGCGGAAGAAACCCTCGAGGCGCTTCGGAACTTGCGGGCGTCGGGACGAAAGCTCGTGATGGTCACCGGAAGGGAGCTGGCGGATCTCCAGAAGATCTTCCAGTCGCTCGACCTCTTCGACCGCGTCGTCGCGGAGAACGGCGCGGTGCTCTACTGCCCGGCGGACGGCACGACCGAAGTCCTCAGCGAGCCGCCGCCGCAGGCGTTCCTCGAGGCGCTGCGCGCGCGCGGCGTCTCGCCGCTGTCGGTCGGCCATGTGATTGCCGCGACGTTCGAGCCGCACGAGTCCACGGTCCTGCAGACGATTCGCGAGTTCGGCCTCGAGCACCAGGTGATCTTCAACAAGGGCGCCGTGATGGTGCTGCCGGCCGGCGTGAACAAGGCGACCGGCCTGAAGAAGGCGCTGGCCGAGCTGCACCTCTCGCCGCACAACGCGGTCGGAGTCGGCGACGCCGAGAACGACCACGCGTTCCTCACGGTCTGCGAGTGCGCGGTTGCGGTCGGCAACGCGCTGCCGACGTTGAAGGCCCGTGCGGACTGGGTCACGACGGCGCGCAACGGCGCGGGGGTGATCGAGCTCGTCCGCAGCCTCGTGCACTCGGACCTGCGCGAGCGCGTGCCGGAGATCGGCCGCCACCGGCTGCCGCTCGGACACACGTTCGCCGACGAACGGCTGACGGTCGGCGCCCAGGGAACGCGCTTGCTCGTGGCCGGGCCGTCGGGCGCCGGCAAGTCCACCATCGCCACGGCCTTCCTCGAGCAGCTCGTCCATCAGCGCTACCAGTTCTGCCTGGTCGATCCCGAAGGCGACTACACGGAGTTCCCGGACGCGATCGTCCTCGGCAATGCGGGCACGGCGCCGCGGCCCGAGGAGATCGCCGATGTGCTCCGCAAGCCGTCCTCGAACGTCATCGCCGTGCTGATTGGTCTGCCGAAGGACGAGCGGCCCGAGTTCCTGGCGAAACTGCTCGCCGCCCTCGAGCCCGTCCGCACCGAGACGGGGCGGCCGCACTGGCTCGTCATCGACGAGGTCCACCATTTCCTGCCGGCATCGGCGCACACGCCGGCCGAACGGGTGCCGTCGATGTACGAGAGCTCGATGATGATCACCGTCCATCCCGACCACGTCGCCCGCGAGGCGCTCGCGCTGGCCACGGTCGTTGTCGCGGCCGGCGCCAACCCGCTGGCCACGATCCGGGCGTTCGCCGATCGCGCGGGCGAGCACGTCCCGCCGGCGCCTCAGCCGCCGGCGCACGACGCTGCGGTCGCCTGGTTCCGAGGCGACCGCCAGGCGCCGGTGTCGTTCCGGCCCTGCGCGCCCCGCACGTCGCGCAGCCGCCACCAGCGCAAGTACGCCGAGGGCACGTTGGAACCGGATCGGAGCTTCTATTTCCGCGGCCCCGACCGCAAGCTCAGCCTTCGCGCGCAGAACTTCGAGCTGTTCCTTCAGCTCGCCGAAGGCGTGGACGACGAGACGTGGACGCACCACCTGGCGGCCGGCGACTACTCGACCTGGATCCGCCAAGCGATCAAAGACGAGTCGCTGGCCGACGAGGTGCACATGGTGGAACGGCGCGCGGCCGACCTCTCCCCACGCGACAGCCGGCTCATGATTGCCGAAGCGATCAACCGGCGCTACACCACGGCGGAATAA
- a CDS encoding PQQ-binding-like beta-propeller repeat protein, which produces MPFELRSRRFIAAALVSGVAAVSAVGVLAAARSSKYWWDNLAGPDSSAFAGLDQINKSNVNQLDVAWVYPYASPGFNPIIVDDVIYTVGRNGSLIALDATSGKEIWIHDGLTGMTGRGINYWQSEDGKDRRLLFGINSFLQAIDARTGKSILTFGTNGVVDLRDGLLRGERMGWNNNSAGKVWRNLLILGSTPGEGFMSPPGDIRAFDVVTGQKVWQFHTIPQPGEFGYETWPKDAWKYVGAANNWGNMSIDEARGIVYVPTGSATYDFYGGDRHGANLFANCILALDTRTGKRLWHFQTIHHDLWDLDNVSAPQLVTVRHNGRRVDAVAHAGKTGFLYVFDRVTGQPLWPIEERPVPQTDAPGEYSHPTQPFPSKPAPFVRQSFTVDDVNPWLLKPDEYEKMRARVAAAKNGTGPQGGLFIPPSVGRESVSMPGNQGGSNFGTTAANPARGLVFVVGVNQVALLKLEDVRTRRSGREDEPERPTPQAGAAVFQQSCQVCHGADLQGAVAGAPSLVGVTDRMPDDAIRAIITGGRGLMRPVDLTAEQIAAVIVYLRSTSPSGGGAARGAGPAPVLPPGPVVASGGAPRPTVPARGTGPVYPGNGGNAGNAPYPDDVEVPPTRYMSEYGVLASATKPPYTTLTAYDLNTGEIIWQVPNGDHAPTIAAGGPTNSGGLAARNGMVVTKGGLVFHAGGDGKFRAYDQDTGKVLWTGTFGGNAPGVPASYESKGRQYVLLAAGRGSGNGNPNAAPAAGPMGLIAYALKK; this is translated from the coding sequence ATGCCATTCGAACTCAGGTCGCGGCGATTCATCGCCGCCGCGCTCGTGTCAGGTGTCGCGGCCGTGTCGGCCGTGGGCGTGCTCGCCGCCGCCCGAAGCAGCAAGTACTGGTGGGACAATCTGGCCGGGCCCGACAGCTCGGCGTTCGCCGGTCTCGACCAGATCAACAAGTCGAACGTCAACCAGCTCGATGTCGCGTGGGTCTATCCCTACGCCTCGCCCGGCTTCAACCCCATCATCGTCGACGACGTGATTTACACGGTGGGCCGAAATGGGTCGCTCATCGCGCTCGACGCGACGAGCGGCAAGGAGATCTGGATCCACGACGGCCTCACCGGCATGACGGGACGAGGCATCAACTACTGGCAGAGCGAGGACGGCAAGGACCGGCGCCTGCTCTTCGGCATCAACAGCTTCCTCCAGGCGATTGACGCCCGCACCGGCAAGTCGATTCTGACGTTCGGCACGAACGGCGTGGTCGATTTGCGGGACGGGCTGCTGCGGGGCGAGCGCATGGGCTGGAACAACAACAGCGCCGGCAAGGTCTGGCGCAATCTGTTGATCCTCGGCTCCACGCCCGGCGAAGGGTTCATGTCGCCGCCCGGCGACATCCGCGCGTTCGACGTCGTCACCGGCCAGAAGGTCTGGCAGTTCCACACGATTCCGCAGCCCGGCGAGTTCGGGTACGAGACGTGGCCGAAGGATGCGTGGAAGTACGTCGGCGCCGCGAACAACTGGGGCAACATGTCGATCGACGAGGCGCGCGGCATCGTGTACGTGCCGACCGGGTCGGCGACCTACGACTTCTACGGCGGGGATCGGCACGGCGCGAACCTGTTCGCCAACTGCATCCTGGCGCTCGACACGCGCACGGGCAAGCGCCTCTGGCACTTCCAGACCATCCACCACGATCTCTGGGATCTCGACAACGTGTCGGCGCCGCAGCTCGTCACCGTGCGGCACAACGGCCGCCGCGTCGACGCGGTGGCGCACGCCGGCAAGACGGGGTTTCTCTACGTGTTCGATCGCGTCACCGGCCAGCCGCTGTGGCCGATCGAGGAGCGTCCCGTGCCGCAGACCGACGCGCCGGGCGAGTACTCGCATCCGACGCAGCCGTTCCCCTCGAAGCCCGCGCCGTTCGTGCGGCAGTCGTTCACCGTCGACGACGTCAATCCGTGGCTGCTGAAGCCGGACGAGTACGAGAAGATGCGCGCGCGCGTCGCAGCCGCGAAGAACGGCACCGGGCCGCAGGGCGGCCTGTTCATCCCGCCATCGGTCGGGCGTGAGTCCGTCTCGATGCCCGGCAACCAGGGGGGCTCGAACTTCGGCACGACGGCGGCGAATCCGGCGCGCGGCCTCGTGTTCGTCGTCGGCGTCAATCAGGTCGCGTTGCTGAAGCTCGAGGACGTGCGCACGCGCCGCAGCGGGCGCGAAGACGAGCCGGAGCGTCCGACGCCGCAGGCCGGCGCCGCGGTCTTCCAGCAGTCCTGCCAGGTGTGCCACGGCGCCGATCTCCAGGGCGCCGTCGCGGGCGCGCCGTCGCTCGTCGGCGTGACCGATCGGATGCCCGACGACGCGATTCGTGCGATCATCACGGGCGGCCGCGGGCTGATGCGGCCCGTCGACCTCACGGCCGAGCAGATCGCGGCGGTGATCGTGTACCTGCGCAGCACCAGCCCGTCGGGCGGTGGCGCGGCGCGCGGCGCCGGGCCGGCGCCGGTGCTGCCGCCAGGTCCGGTGGTCGCCAGCGGCGGCGCGCCGCGGCCGACGGTCCCGGCTCGTGGGACGGGCCCGGTCTATCCGGGCAACGGCGGCAACGCCGGCAACGCGCCGTACCCGGACGACGTGGAGGTGCCGCCCACGCGGTACATGAGCGAGTACGGCGTGCTCGCGTCCGCGACGAAGCCGCCGTACACGACGCTCACCGCGTACGACCTGAACACCGGCGAGATCATCTGGCAGGTGCCGAACGGCGACCATGCGCCGACGATCGCCGCCGGCGGGCCGACGAACAGCGGCGGGCTCGCGGCGCGCAACGGCATGGTCGTCACCAAGGGCGGCCTGGTCTTCCACGCGGGAGGCGACGGCAAGTTCCGCGCGTACGATCAGGACACCGGCAAGGTGCTGTGGACCGGGACCTTTGGCGGCAACGCGCCGGGCGTGCCCGCGTCGTACGAGTCGAAGGGCCGCCAGTACGTGCTGCTCGCCGCCGGACGGGGCAGCGGCAACGGCAACCCGAACGCCGCACCGGCGGCCGGTCCGATGGGCCTGATCGCCTACGCACTGAAGAAGTAG
- a CDS encoding mandelate racemase/muconate lactonizing enzyme family protein: MERRTFLRVLASAPACAVARAVPLRADLPKAKITRVRLYRPPNLNPLFNQSDMFVAVETDIGITGYGEGGSKDTLEQCAGTLIGKNPFQIEAIWQEMYIAWFYPPGREKAHAMGAMDLALWDIKGKALSLPVHELLGGRTRNHCDCYATVSTTVTGQTTQGGKPLTLTDRARLTMEAGYRAFRMGAGDVPIGSVYDTRSIVRRIAQECRDVREGVGPDGNWCIDFHQRFELNDALRACKAIEEYEPFFVEDPVRDEHALMDIPKLRQMTSVPLTHGEEWGVRWDFIKLVEAHDIDYIRATLPNVGGITEMMKIAAICETHGVGIVPHFTGPIATAALVNCLSTFSGAVMLEYNYGGRPIDYLPECLDFRQGKAYTNQRPGLGVTPDMSKLTQIGEVTEPGRRNIFTRPDGSLGHW, translated from the coding sequence ATGGAACGACGTACGTTTCTGCGAGTGCTCGCGTCGGCTCCCGCGTGCGCGGTGGCGCGCGCCGTGCCGCTCCGCGCCGACCTGCCGAAGGCGAAGATCACGCGCGTGCGCCTCTACCGGCCGCCGAACCTGAACCCGCTCTTCAACCAGAGTGACATGTTCGTGGCGGTCGAGACCGACATCGGCATCACGGGCTACGGCGAGGGCGGATCGAAGGACACGCTCGAGCAGTGCGCCGGCACGCTCATCGGCAAGAACCCGTTCCAGATCGAAGCGATCTGGCAGGAGATGTACATCGCCTGGTTCTACCCGCCGGGCCGCGAGAAAGCGCACGCGATGGGCGCCATGGACCTCGCGCTGTGGGACATCAAAGGCAAGGCGCTGTCGCTGCCCGTGCACGAGCTGCTCGGCGGCCGGACGCGCAACCACTGCGACTGCTACGCCACGGTCAGCACCACCGTCACGGGCCAGACCACGCAGGGCGGCAAACCGCTGACGCTCACGGACCGCGCACGCTTGACGATGGAGGCCGGCTACCGCGCCTTTCGCATGGGCGCCGGTGACGTGCCGATCGGCTCGGTGTACGACACCCGCTCCATCGTCCGGCGCATCGCGCAGGAGTGCCGCGATGTGCGCGAAGGCGTGGGCCCGGACGGCAACTGGTGCATCGACTTCCACCAGCGCTTCGAGCTGAACGATGCGCTCCGGGCCTGCAAGGCGATCGAGGAGTACGAGCCGTTCTTCGTCGAGGATCCGGTGCGCGACGAGCACGCGCTCATGGACATCCCGAAGCTGCGGCAGATGACGTCGGTGCCGCTCACGCACGGCGAGGAGTGGGGCGTGCGCTGGGACTTCATCAAGCTCGTCGAGGCCCACGACATCGACTACATCCGCGCGACGCTGCCGAACGTCGGCGGCATCACCGAGATGATGAAGATCGCCGCCATCTGCGAGACGCACGGCGTCGGCATCGTCCCGCACTTCACGGGCCCGATCGCCACGGCCGCGCTCGTCAACTGCCTGTCGACGTTCTCCGGGGCGGTGATGCTCGAGTACAACTACGGCGGGCGCCCGATCGACTATCTGCCCGAGTGCCTCGACTTCCGGCAGGGCAAGGCCTACACGAACCAGCGGCCCGGCCTCGGCGTCACGCCAGACATGAGCAAGCTCACGCAGATTGGCGAGGTCACCGAGCCGGGCCGCCGCAACATCTTCACGAGGCCGGATGGATCGCTAGGGCATTGGTAA